The DNA window ACGGCCGTCGCCGCGAGGTCGGCTATCTCCTCGACTGTCTTCCCGCTGCCCAGCACCGCCTCGGGGACGCCCGAACGGGCCTTGCGGGCCGCGTCGAAGCGGCCGGCGCCGGTCGTGGCGTAGCCGGCCAGTTCCGACTCGGCCTCGGCGGGGGTCAGTTCACCCGCCGCGACCGCCTCCAGTATCTCGCGCATGTGTCCCCCTCTGGGGGCCGGCTACTCCTATCCGTCGGTCTCCAGCGCCAGCGCGCGCGAGACGGCGGGATAGGGCCGCCCGCTCCTCACATATCAATTATGTGGCCACACCCCTCGCGATAGCGGAAAAATCAGCCTTATTTATATGGGTCTGAATGGCCGAAACGCCCTGAAACCCCCGTCAGTACCGGTGAGAGCGACCCAATTGGGGAAAGTATTTAAACAATCCCTTCGCACAGCGGAGTGTATGGCAGACCTAATCGTCAAAGCCGCCGTGAAGGAAGAGCTCGATGACATGAACGTTGCGTCGGACTTCTACGATGCACTCGACGCCGAAGTCGAGGAACTGCTCGCCGACGCCGCTCGACGAGCTGACGCTAACGACCGAAAGACAGTCCAGCCGCGAGACCTGTAAGGTCGTTTCCACCCGTTTTTCTTTCAGCAACGTCCCGTAGCGACGGCGTCGTTCGCCGATAGCCAGCTCCTGCTCCGCGGCTCGCTACGCTCTCCGCGTCGCTTTCGAGGCGTCTCCCGACGTCGACGCCTCGCTCGCTACAGCTCTCGGACCGTCACGCCCTCCTCGCTACCGACGTGGACCTCGTCGGCCAGCCCGACGAACAGCCCGTGTTCGACGACGCCGGGCAGCGACGCCAGGTCCCGCCCCAGCGCCGCCGGCTCGTCGATATCGCCGAAGGCACAGTCCAGCACGAGGTTCCCGTTGTCGGTGACGACGGGGCCGTCCTTGCGCTCGGCCTGCCGCAGCGTCGGCTCGCCGCCCAGTTCCCGGACCGACTCGGCGACGGTGGTCCGGGCCGCCGACAGCACTTCCACCGGCACTGGGTGGGAGAGCGTCTCGGCTTCCTTCGTCGGGTCGGCGACGACGAGCAAGCGGTCGGCGCTCGCGTCGACGATCTTCTCGCGGGCGTGGGCCGCCCCGCCGCCCTTTATCAGGTCACCGCCGGCCACCTCGTCGGCGCCGTCGATGGCCAGGTCGACGCTCACTTCGTCCAAATCGGCAAGCGGGATGCCGGCCTCGCGGGCCAGTTCGCGGGACTGGAAGGAGGTCGGGACGCCGACGATGTCGAGGCCGGCGTCGACCTGCCGGCCGATGGCGCGAATCGCGTGGGCCGTCGTGGACCCGGTGCCCAGCCCGACGACCATGCCGTCCTCGACCGCCTCGGCCGCCGACTCGCCGGCCGCGCGTTTCGCCGCGTCTGAGCCGCCCTGTTTCATGTGCGGACTCTCACTGGAGGCGGACAAAACGTTTGTTCTCCTGGCCGGAACGGACGGTATGGACTGCACCTACTGCGGCTGTGCCGTCGAGGCCCACGACCCGGTGTATCTCTCGACGGAACCGGACGGCGAGCCGACCAGCCAGTTCTGTAACTACGGCTGCCTGTCGGCACATATCGAGACCGCGGAGCTGACCACGGGGACGGCCTGCAACTGGTCGCCGGCAGAGTGATACTGCCGGCTGTAACTGGGTCGAGATAGCCGACAGCCGGTCGTACGAACAGTATACTTTTGCCCGCCCGCTTCGCCCTGAGAGTATGACACTCTTCGGAACGAGCGGCATCAGAGGGCCGGTCGGCGAGACGGTGACAGCCGACCTGGCGCTGTCGATGGGACGAGCGCTGGGCGTCGACTGCGACAGGGTCGTCGTCGGTCGGGACCCGCGTGCGAGCGGCGAGTTCCTCCAGTCCGCGCTGGTGGCAGGGCTGCGAGAGAGCGGCACGGACGTCGTCGACGTGGGCGTGGCGGCGACGCCGACGGTCGCCCGAGCGGTGGCGTGGCGCGACGCCGACGCCGGCGTCTCGATTACGGCGAGCCACAACCCGCCCGAGGACAACGGCCTGAAGCTCTGGCAACCCTCCGGGCAGGCCTTCGACAGCGAGGGTCAGGAGCGAATCGAGGCTCGCATCGCCGAGGCGACCTTCGAGCCGGCCGCGTGGGACGAGAGCGGCCAGTTAGAGACGTGGGACGCCCGCGCCCGCCACGCCGAGGCCATCCAAGCAGAACTCGGCCGTGAGTCGATGGACAGCCACGTTATCGTCGACGTGGGCAACGGCGCCGGCGGCGTCACGGTGGAGGTCCTCAAATCGCTGGGCGCACACGTCGAGACGCTGAACGCCCAGCCCGACGGCGCGTTCCCGGGCCGACCGAGCGAACCGAAAGCCGAGAACTGCACGTCGCTGTCGACCCTCGTCGGCGAGAGCGACGCCGACATCGGCATCGCACACGACGGCGACGCCGACCGGATGCGGGCGGTGGCCGGCGACGGCACCTACCTCACCGGCGACGTCACGCTCGCCCTGTTCGCCCGCGCGGCCGCCGAACCCGGCCAGCGGGTCGCCGTGCCGGTCGATACCAGCCTGGCGGTCGCGGACTACCTCGCCGAGATAGACGTCGACGTGGAGTACACGCCGGTCGGTGACGTCTACGTCGCCGAGGCCGCCGAGGCCCCCGACGTGGCCTTCGGCGGGGAGCCAAGCGGCGCGTGGATATGGCCCGCCCACACGCTCTGTCCGGACGGCCCACTGGCGG is part of the Haloarcula salinisoli genome and encodes:
- the rpiA gene encoding ribose-5-phosphate isomerase RpiA, which produces MKQGGSDAAKRAAGESAAEAVEDGMVVGLGTGSTTAHAIRAIGRQVDAGLDIVGVPTSFQSRELAREAGIPLADLDEVSVDLAIDGADEVAGGDLIKGGGAAHAREKIVDASADRLLVVADPTKEAETLSHPVPVEVLSAARTTVAESVRELGGEPTLRQAERKDGPVVTDNGNLVLDCAFGDIDEPAALGRDLASLPGVVEHGLFVGLADEVHVGSEEGVTVREL
- a CDS encoding DUF1931 domain-containing protein, which produces MADLIVKAAVKEELDDMNVASDFYDALDAEVEELLADAARRADANDRKTVQPRDL
- the glmM gene encoding phosphoglucosamine mutase; translation: MTLFGTSGIRGPVGETVTADLALSMGRALGVDCDRVVVGRDPRASGEFLQSALVAGLRESGTDVVDVGVAATPTVARAVAWRDADAGVSITASHNPPEDNGLKLWQPSGQAFDSEGQERIEARIAEATFEPAAWDESGQLETWDARARHAEAIQAELGRESMDSHVIVDVGNGAGGVTVEVLKSLGAHVETLNAQPDGAFPGRPSEPKAENCTSLSTLVGESDADIGIAHDGDADRMRAVAGDGTYLTGDVTLALFARAAAEPGQRVAVPVDTSLAVADYLAEIDVDVEYTPVGDVYVAEAAEAPDVAFGGEPSGAWIWPAHTLCPDGPLAASTIAALDADRPLAERIADVPTYPIRRDSVEVEAKGAVMDRVREQVLADYDDVTTLDGVRVDLGDAWFLLRASGTQPLVRVTAEAREDARADEVLAEARECLAAALE